The following are encoded in a window of Solidesulfovibrio fructosivorans JJ] genomic DNA:
- a CDS encoding secretin N-terminal domain-containing protein translates to MRGRVMNAEKWGRAVLAALLTVSLAAPGCVKKPHKDAFIEHWDARAVQSEGYSPSSHPRRIEFKKAAIDTKKDKAPEKPARPLPTQKMTLRMYDTDLVAVVRAMARAANQNVVLSSSIPGATGAGEGQQGKGMRINVNVADAPWDETFKSILASNGLTYSVEGDIIRVMTVADMEQQQKLKEATNKVAAEAARARELEPDVTARVEINYAELSKMYATLSAMCGASGATMPGQQAKPQTPVGQTVRNITPDRSANDTIKLQGQGGHRPGQLNCSIVPDQHSNSIIIQAPEADAKKLVALIEELDKPRPQVKLKAFIVQTDRNTAQALGVQWGGVLKGSNFRMSPAQQATTSTSMTAGNNGMTSANAASSGSTLTGSGSVSNANTGSSSLSNVTSPIFPGGSSGNGFGLNYPALTNSLTTASGLGAAGAGVNFLFGKIGENVLEAQLTALAEDNKVKILASPTITTMENQTAFVENGMDVPYTSTSQNGTNVQFANATLRLEILPHVVDGTNLRMKITVKDDQVDTSRTVDGNPYIYKRETQSNLVVEDRETIVISGLVRDTVSDGNSGVPFLRDIPGLGWAFKSKNSSVEREQMLIFITPIILKEKPIAPVPPVADRVDPKALSPVAAAEAARP, encoded by the coding sequence ATGCGAGGTCGCGTCATGAATGCGGAGAAGTGGGGCAGGGCCGTGCTGGCCGCGCTTTTGACGGTGTCCCTGGCCGCTCCGGGATGCGTGAAGAAGCCGCACAAGGATGCCTTTATCGAGCATTGGGATGCGCGGGCCGTCCAGTCGGAGGGGTACTCCCCGTCGAGCCATCCGCGGCGGATCGAATTCAAGAAGGCGGCCATCGACACCAAGAAGGACAAGGCCCCGGAGAAGCCGGCGCGGCCGTTGCCCACCCAGAAGATGACGCTGCGCATGTACGACACGGACCTGGTGGCCGTGGTGCGGGCCATGGCCCGGGCGGCCAACCAGAACGTGGTGCTTTCCTCGTCGATTCCGGGCGCCACCGGCGCCGGCGAGGGCCAGCAGGGCAAGGGGATGCGCATCAACGTCAACGTGGCCGACGCCCCCTGGGACGAGACCTTCAAAAGCATCCTGGCCTCCAACGGCCTGACCTATTCGGTGGAAGGCGACATCATCCGCGTGATGACCGTGGCCGACATGGAGCAGCAGCAAAAGCTCAAGGAAGCGACGAACAAGGTGGCGGCCGAAGCGGCCAGGGCCAGGGAGCTCGAACCCGACGTCACGGCCCGGGTCGAGATCAATTACGCCGAGCTTTCCAAGATGTACGCCACGCTTTCGGCCATGTGCGGGGCGTCCGGCGCGACCATGCCCGGGCAGCAGGCCAAGCCGCAGACCCCCGTCGGCCAGACCGTCCGCAACATCACGCCGGACCGCTCCGCCAACGACACCATCAAGCTGCAAGGCCAGGGCGGACATCGGCCAGGCCAGCTCAACTGTTCCATCGTGCCGGACCAGCACAGCAATTCCATCATCATCCAGGCCCCGGAGGCCGATGCGAAAAAACTGGTGGCGCTCATCGAAGAGCTCGACAAGCCGCGTCCCCAGGTCAAGCTCAAGGCCTTTATCGTGCAGACCGACCGGAACACGGCCCAGGCCCTCGGCGTGCAGTGGGGCGGGGTGCTCAAGGGCTCCAACTTCCGGATGTCTCCGGCCCAACAGGCCACCACCTCGACCTCCATGACGGCGGGCAATAACGGCATGACATCGGCCAACGCCGCGTCCTCCGGTTCGACTCTCACCGGTTCCGGCAGCGTTTCCAACGCCAATACCGGCAGCTCGAGCCTCAGCAACGTGACGAGCCCGATCTTCCCCGGCGGCTCGTCCGGCAACGGTTTTGGCCTCAACTATCCGGCCCTGACCAATTCCCTGACCACGGCCTCGGGCCTTGGGGCCGCCGGCGCCGGGGTCAACTTCCTGTTCGGCAAGATCGGCGAAAACGTGCTGGAAGCCCAGCTCACCGCCCTGGCCGAGGATAATAAGGTGAAAATCCTGGCCAGCCCCACCATCACCACCATGGAGAACCAGACGGCCTTCGTGGAAAACGGCATGGACGTGCCCTACACCTCCACCTCCCAGAACGGCACCAACGTCCAGTTCGCCAACGCCACCCTGCGGCTTGAAATCCTCCCCCACGTGGTGGACGGCACCAACCTGCGCATGAAGATCACGGTCAAGGACGACCAGGTGGACACCTCGCGCACCGTGGACGGCAACCCCTACATCTACAAGCGCGAAACCCAGTCGAACCTGGTGGTCGAGGACCGCGAGACCATCGTCATCTCCGGGCTGGTCCGCGATACGGTGTCCGACGGCAATTCCGGCGTACCCTTCCTGCGGGACATCCCGGGGCTCGGCTGGGCCTTTAAATCCAAAAATTCGAGCGTCGAGCGCGAACAGATGCTTATTTTCATAACGCCCATCATTCTCAAGGAAAAACCCATCGCGCCGGTGCCGCCCGTGGCCGATCGCGTCGACCCGAAAGCCCTTTCGCCCGTCGCCGCGGCCGAAGCCGCCAGACCTTAA
- a CDS encoding type IV pilus biogenesis protein PilM, translated as MAKKKATTPNQRLLEMIRRPGGKTAASAPPERKSVRGPRRFPFGKAVSVGVDIAPTRLTCIKVRGHDAGFEVLGAVVVPVPAGVAPGKAGFAELLRRALTELCGPGPLPRVWAGDQSSRANIQFVTIPKVSSGQVDNAVFWTAKKEMAFDEAAVIFDFERRGETTEKGMARLGALAYTAQREAAEALRSDFVKAGFPLAGLTLESFAHQNFFRRRVLSGAEGATANLHIGQNWSRLEIFNNGNLMFVRVIKTSMSGMEQAVQEALEANLSATPPPVSEQGMALAPGAAEETLLDLDDGGSAGQGLVLELEPEPENASGGRTADEADRPRVTKKQARELFWSIVYGCEDLDACHPGMGLNPEDVMGMLEPVASRLVRQVEMTLKHYRESLGYDAVTQLTVSGLLGGSKAFVRYIGEQTGLRCSPLDLLGARVPRVPLVNDWMLPATAWTQALGLAFADVDVTPSVFFTYKEKASARISHQLEQWTLIILAVVLAAMAFFSFDAASTRRALTRERDGLRAELASLGGEVDVVSLSRMADDLRVKREKLHAFAARNRAVGLWERALALAPDGVGVGTLTTELGAPRESGKKNGKRAKGAAAAATGRLVIDGMITGDARLFDSMLASYVVALEGEPLFENVTVKKSEVEPLADGASGLRYVIGIELPGD; from the coding sequence CGAACCAGCGGCTGCTGGAGATGATCCGCCGGCCGGGCGGGAAAACGGCGGCGAGTGCCCCCCCGGAGCGCAAATCCGTCCGGGGCCCGCGCCGTTTTCCCTTCGGCAAGGCCGTTTCGGTCGGCGTGGACATCGCGCCGACGCGGCTGACCTGCATCAAGGTCCGTGGCCATGATGCCGGGTTCGAGGTGCTTGGGGCCGTGGTCGTTCCCGTGCCGGCCGGCGTCGCGCCGGGCAAGGCGGGCTTTGCGGAGCTGCTTCGCCGCGCGCTGACCGAGTTGTGCGGCCCCGGGCCGCTCCCGCGCGTCTGGGCCGGGGACCAGAGTTCCCGGGCCAACATCCAATTCGTGACCATCCCCAAGGTGTCCTCCGGGCAGGTGGACAACGCGGTGTTCTGGACGGCCAAAAAGGAAATGGCCTTTGACGAGGCCGCGGTGATCTTCGACTTCGAGCGTCGGGGCGAGACGACCGAAAAAGGCATGGCGCGTCTTGGGGCTCTGGCCTACACCGCCCAGCGCGAGGCCGCCGAGGCGCTTCGGTCGGATTTCGTCAAGGCCGGGTTTCCCCTGGCCGGGCTCACCCTCGAATCCTTTGCCCACCAGAATTTTTTTCGCCGCCGTGTCCTGTCGGGGGCCGAGGGGGCCACGGCCAATCTGCATATCGGCCAGAACTGGTCGCGCCTGGAAATTTTCAACAACGGCAATTTGATGTTCGTGCGGGTCATCAAGACGTCCATGTCCGGCATGGAGCAGGCCGTGCAGGAGGCCCTGGAGGCGAATCTGTCCGCCACGCCGCCGCCCGTGTCGGAGCAGGGCATGGCCTTGGCCCCCGGCGCGGCCGAGGAGACGCTCCTGGACCTGGATGACGGGGGGAGCGCCGGTCAGGGACTGGTGCTCGAACTCGAGCCAGAACCGGAAAACGCCTCCGGCGGCCGCACCGCCGACGAGGCGGATCGGCCGCGTGTGACCAAGAAACAGGCCCGGGAGCTTTTCTGGAGCATCGTTTACGGCTGCGAGGACCTGGACGCCTGCCATCCCGGCATGGGGCTCAATCCCGAAGACGTCATGGGCATGCTCGAGCCCGTGGCCTCGCGCCTGGTGCGCCAGGTGGAGATGACCCTCAAGCATTACCGCGAATCCCTCGGCTATGACGCGGTGACGCAGTTGACGGTGTCGGGCCTTTTGGGCGGCAGCAAGGCGTTCGTGCGCTATATCGGGGAACAGACCGGACTTCGCTGCTCCCCTCTCGATCTGCTGGGCGCGCGTGTCCCCAGGGTGCCGCTTGTAAACGACTGGATGCTGCCCGCAACGGCCTGGACCCAGGCCCTGGGGCTGGCCTTCGCCGATGTGGACGTCACGCCGAGCGTGTTTTTCACCTACAAGGAAAAGGCGTCCGCCCGGATTTCCCACCAGCTCGAACAGTGGACGCTGATCATCCTGGCCGTGGTGCTGGCGGCCATGGCCTTTTTTTCCTTCGACGCCGCTTCCACCCGCCGCGCGCTCACCCGGGAACGGGACGGGCTGCGCGCGGAGCTGGCTTCTCTCGGCGGCGAGGTGGATGTGGTCTCCCTGTCGCGGATGGCGGACGATCTTCGCGTCAAGCGGGAGAAGCTGCACGCCTTTGCCGCCCGCAACCGCGCGGTGGGGCTCTGGGAACGGGCCCTGGCCCTGGCTCCGGACGGGGTTGGCGTCGGCACGCTGACCACCGAGCTCGGCGCGCCGCGCGAGTCGGGCAAGAAAAACGGCAAAAGGGCCAAGGGCGCGGCGGCGGCGGCGACGGGACGGCTGGTCATCGACGGCATGATTACCGGCGACGCCCGCCTGTTCGACTCGATGTTGGCCAGTTATGTGGTGGCCCTCGAAGGCGAGCCCCTTTTCGAAAACGTCACGGTGAAAAAAAGCGAAGTGGAACCCCTTGCCGACGGCGCTTCGGGCCTGCGCTACGTCATCGGCATTGAGCTTCCCGGGGACTAG